In Pirellulales bacterium, a genomic segment contains:
- a CDS encoding serine/threonine-protein kinase: MGLFDSLKTVLSGGRVDVRGNYEFMREAISGTMSKFYMARERKTGSVVGLKILDPKKNVEFEARFKGLKKPFEGEIVQAISHPHVVRVLSYGTTLQGEPFVVMEFIDGPGLNSLVIGRSPLLDGRRVSLIRQAAEALGAVHQAGYIHRDVCPRNFMVSPDGKHLTLIDFGLTVPATPQFMLPGNRTGTPNYMAPELVKRLATDQRLDVFSFGVSAYEICTFNLPWERGTDGRAAMTHAMHPPVEILKYRPKIDPVLAKAIMSCVEPQVGKRCPSMEHFLQSIRDVKSEDQA; encoded by the coding sequence ATGGGACTTTTCGACAGCCTCAAAACGGTGCTCTCCGGGGGGCGCGTCGACGTCCGCGGCAATTATGAGTTCATGCGCGAAGCCATCTCGGGCACGATGTCCAAATTCTACATGGCGCGCGAACGTAAGACCGGCTCCGTCGTCGGGTTGAAGATCCTCGACCCCAAAAAAAACGTCGAATTCGAAGCCCGCTTCAAAGGGCTTAAGAAGCCGTTCGAGGGGGAAATCGTTCAGGCCATTTCGCACCCGCACGTGGTGCGCGTGCTGTCTTATGGGACGACCCTGCAAGGGGAGCCATTCGTGGTCATGGAGTTCATCGATGGCCCGGGGCTCAATTCGCTGGTGATTGGCCGCAGCCCGCTGTTGGATGGCCGTCGTGTGAGCCTCATCCGCCAGGCGGCCGAGGCCTTAGGCGCGGTACACCAGGCCGGCTACATCCATCGCGATGTCTGCCCTCGCAATTTCATGGTATCGCCCGACGGCAAGCATCTGACCCTCATCGACTTTGGCCTGACGGTGCCGGCCACGCCGCAGTTCATGCTGCCAGGCAATCGGACGGGCACACCCAACTACATGGCGCCGGAACTAGTCAAACGCTTGGCAACCGACCAACGGCTGGACGTGTTTTCGTTTGGCGTCAGTGCCTACGAGATTTGCACGTTCAATCTTCCCTGGGAGCGGGGGACTGACGGCCGGGCGGCGATGACGCACGCCATGCACCCCCCGGTCGAAATCCTGAAGTATCGGCCCAAGATCGATCCTGTGCTGGCCAAGGCCATCATGTCGTGCGTCGAGCCACAAGTTGGTAAGCGATGCCCGTCTATGGAGCATTTCTTGCAGTCGATCCGCGATGTCAAGTCGGAAGACCAGGCCTAG
- the accD gene encoding acetyl-CoA carboxylase, carboxyltransferase subunit beta, giving the protein MSTGKSDVQTGQPSVKHPKRGVPEGLWKRCPGCQRTIFRKEADKRMGVCPECDYHWYVPAQERIAQLLDEGTFEEWFSELRPTDPLGFADKKPYRDRIKEEQKRTGLRDAAVVGTGMIRARRVAFGVTDSAFIMGSMGAVVGEKLTRTIERATVEHLPLIIVSGSGGGARMHEGIFSLMQMAKVSAALARYDAASGLFISVLTNPTMGGVAASFASLGDVVFAEPRALIGFAGPRVIQAAIRIELPKGFQTSEFLLEHGFIDRIVRRSDLKSEIARTIDYCGK; this is encoded by the coding sequence TTGAGCACCGGCAAATCTGACGTTCAGACAGGTCAGCCCAGCGTGAAGCACCCCAAGCGCGGTGTGCCCGAGGGTTTGTGGAAGCGCTGCCCCGGCTGCCAGCGGACCATCTTCCGCAAGGAAGCCGACAAGCGGATGGGCGTCTGTCCCGAGTGCGACTACCACTGGTACGTGCCGGCGCAAGAGCGCATCGCGCAATTGCTGGACGAGGGCACGTTCGAGGAATGGTTCTCCGAGTTGCGCCCGACCGATCCGCTGGGATTCGCCGACAAGAAGCCCTACCGTGATCGCATCAAGGAAGAGCAAAAGCGGACAGGCTTGCGCGACGCGGCCGTAGTGGGCACTGGCATGATTCGTGCCCGCCGCGTGGCGTTCGGTGTCACCGACTCGGCCTTCATCATGGGAAGCATGGGAGCTGTCGTCGGTGAGAAGCTCACCCGCACGATTGAGCGGGCCACGGTCGAGCATTTGCCGCTGATCATCGTAAGTGGCTCCGGCGGTGGGGCACGCATGCACGAGGGAATCTTTTCGCTCATGCAAATGGCCAAGGTGTCGGCCGCCTTGGCGCGATACGATGCAGCCAGCGGACTGTTCATCTCTGTTCTTACGAATCCAACGATGGGGGGCGTCGCCGCCAGCTTCGCGTCGCTGGGCGATGTGGTATTCGCCGAACCAAGGGCTTTGATCGGCTTCGCGGGTCCGCGCGTAATTCAGGCCGCCATTCGCATCGAGCTACCCAAGGGATTCCAGACCAGCGAATTCCTGCTGGAGCACGGCTTCATCGACCGCATTGTCCGCCGCTCGGACTTGAAGAGCGAGATCGCCCGGACGATCGACTATTGCGGCAAATAG
- a CDS encoding histidine phosphatase family protein has product MLKIILIRPGASDFVDQGRIQGTLDVPLNEHGIAEVARLTSELAGQSIDAIYSSMCQPAQATATAIAETLHVKLKKLRGMQNLNHGLWQGMCIDEVKRKQPTVYRQWQDQPESIRPPEGETLGEASDRVERVIDKLLKRHRDGVIALVVPEPLASLVKVRLGQGKLGDLWRAAGCHGDWQLLEITPQNVAHSG; this is encoded by the coding sequence ATGTTAAAAATCATCTTGATTCGCCCTGGTGCGTCAGACTTCGTCGACCAGGGGAGGATTCAAGGCACTCTGGATGTTCCGCTCAACGAGCATGGCATCGCTGAAGTTGCCCGACTAACGAGTGAGCTGGCCGGCCAGTCCATCGATGCGATCTACAGCTCGATGTGCCAGCCGGCACAGGCCACCGCCACGGCGATCGCCGAAACTCTGCACGTCAAACTCAAAAAATTGCGCGGCATGCAAAACCTCAACCACGGGCTGTGGCAGGGCATGTGCATCGACGAAGTGAAACGCAAGCAGCCCACCGTTTATCGCCAGTGGCAGGACCAACCCGAAAGCATCCGCCCCCCCGAAGGCGAGACATTAGGCGAAGCCAGCGACCGGGTCGAGCGCGTCATCGACAAACTGCTCAAGCGGCACCGTGACGGGGTAATCGCACTGGTCGTTCCGGAACCACTAGCCTCGTTGGTCAAGGTCCGCCTAGGGCAAGGCAAGTTGGGGGACCTCTGGCGGGCCGCGGGCTGCCACGGCGACTGGCAATTGCTCGAGATCACACCGCAAAACGTGGCCCATAGCGGCTAA